TCGCTTCCGCACAGATAATGAGCAACTCCGGCCAATGGGGCGTGATACCCGTGGGGTCAGGGCGATGAAGCTGGGTAAGGGCGATCAACTGGTAAGTATGGATATCTTGCCCGCTGGCCTGGCTGAGGTTGAGGGCGGTGATGATAATGGCGATGACAATTGCGGCAGTGATTTGGAAACCAGTGAAACCGAAAGCAGTGAAGTTAATGAAGGTCCTTGGGTTTTAGTGGTCACCCAGGATGGTGCTGGCAAACGGGTGCCGGTTGATCAGTTCCGGATTCAACGCCGCGCTGGTCGTGGTTGTCGGGTCACCAAGTTTAAACATGGCGACGATCAATTGGCGGCCTTGCGTCTGGTCAATGAAGATGATGAATTAATCTTAATCACTGCCCGTGGTATTGTGATGCGTCAGGCCGTTGATGCGATCGCCTGTCAATCCCGCTCAGCCAAGGGTGTCAGAGTCCAGCGGCTGGATGATGATGATGCGATCGTAGGTGTGGCTCTGGTGCCCAATGCTGATGAGGACGACGAACTAGAAGAAGGCGAAGAACTAGAAGGGGTAGATGGCGAGGCGATCGATGTTGAGGCTATTGCGGTAGACAGCGATCCTAGTTCCAATGCATCCACTGTAAATGGTGCTGCTCCTGCTAATAATGGCGATAATGCAGCAGAAGATACAACCAATAGCACTGAGGAGAATACATAAAGCCAGTGGATCAATCTGTAAATCAATCCTCTAGCCCGGTAATTAATCAATCAAATCATCTTGCTGCTACCGGGGAGATCGTCACGTCAGAAATAATTAAAACCAGGCTGCAATATCAGGGGCATAAATTCACCTATCGAGTCGATCGGTTGCGATTGCCCCATGGCGTGGAGGGCGAATACGATTACATCAAACACCCTGGCGCAGGTTTGGCAGTGCCAGTCATGGCCGATGGTAGATTTGTGCTGGTCAAGCAATACCGTTTCGCGGTGCAGCGCTATTTGCTGGAGTTTCCGGCAGGAACCCTGGAGCCAAATGAATTGCCGGATGTCACAATCAAGCGCGAGCTAGAGGAAGAAACCGGCTATCGGGGACACCGCTGGCACAAACTGGGCGAGTTTTATATCTGTCCTGGCTACTCAGATGAGGTAATTCATGCTTTCTTGGCTCAGGATCTCGAAGCGTTGGCCAATCCACCCGCCCAGGATGAAGATGAGCAGATTGAGATTGTCCTGCTGACTGCTCAAGAAATTGAAGCCCTGATCAATGCTGGCAATGCAGCAACTAACCTGGATGCCAAGTCGATCACAGCTTTTTATCTGGCTCGCCAACATCTGTAATTCTATTTGATCAAAAGTTCTATTTAATCAAAGGTGATCTTATATAGTTGTATTAACTAACTGAGCGCAGTCCAGTTAGACCTATGCTCATGTAATAGCTATGGGTGATTTTACTCTCCACAGCCTCGGTCATGCTAGGATAATCGCAGGTAAAAGACTAGCGCTAATCACACTTACAAGCGTTGCAGAGCCAGCGATCGCCATCATCAAATGGCAAGATTGATCGATTATGAAGTAATCATAGGCACGATCGCTGCGCATATGTTTCGCACCGTCACTCGGACTTGCAACTTTAGAGCGACTGGCAGAATTATTTGCTCGGGTTGATCAAAATTGGAATTAGAAGATTGAGAGCGAATTTATTAGTAAACTCTGACCATAGTTTAAACAGCCTAAAGTTCAATTGTGGCCAGCTCGATCACAGATTTTAGGTTGTTTGAGCTACTTAGAACCTCAATGTTCAACAGATATATAGACTCCGCATTATACGTTATAACTGATCGTCGCATTTAAATGTGGCATCTCAGCCGGTAAATTCATTTAGGGTGATCAGTTAGAAACAGCAAATTTTTAGCAATAGGCAATATTGGCAACCATTTTGCCGTTTGATTTAGCTTAGTAGGTTAAGGCTGCCACAATTCTATGAAATAATAATTTATGGGGCGATCGACTCTCCTCATGATGGAATACTTAATCTTTACAAGAACCTACGATCACTCATCTGCAGTATGCCAATCTCTTGAATTGAAATAATTTCGCCCATTCAATCCGATTAGACATATACATGACAGCAGCTAAACTTTTAACTCAGGGGCGACTATTGCGGAGCCAGAATCATGTCTCTGCAGTTGATAGTTATGAGCAATGTATTGATCTGGCCGAGCAGGAAGTCAATAAGCAAGTATTAGCCTCAGCCTTAACCGAATTAGCGCTTCTGTTTGCGGAAACATGTCAATCCCCCTATCTCGATCGCGCTAAAAGTCTGCTGCTCAGAGCCGAGGCGATCTGGAGTAAACAAAAGGAATCACAACAGGACTTAGCCTATCTACTCTATTGCCGGGGGATTTTATATTTCCATCAATATAACTTTGTCGATAGCCTGGTGTGCTTTCGTGCTGCCTATCGTGCCTATGGTAAAGATGGCGGTGCTGGGTTGGCCTTAGTTGATGGTGGGCTGGGGCGCTACTATACTAGCCTGGGTGATTTCCAAGCAGCCCTGTTTCACTTCGAGCGATCGCTGTCCCGTTTTGATCAACTAACCGATGATCTACAAATGGGCGATTGTTATACAAACCTGGGCAATCTTTACCTGCTCATGTATCAGCAAGAACCAGCCGAAAATTACTTCCATAAGGGATTGGCGATCGCCCAAAAGAAAGAAGCCATCTATCCTCGTTATGCTGCTCTGGTGGGGCTGGGGAAGGTGGAAATGATGCGGCAACATTGGGCTCATGCCCGGTATATGCTCCACGAAGCAATCGGTTTACTCAATCATCCCTTTGATCTAATTGATATTGCTTACATCAATTTAAACCTGGCGGAAGTCTTACTGGGGGAGCAACGATATGACGAGGCCAGAAGTCAGATCCACGATCACACCATTCCCCACTTTAAAGAACTGGGTAGTTCGATCGGTTTGGCCGCTGCCGATCGCTCCCTGGGTCGAATTTTTACTAGCAGTCTCAAGCATAATCCTGCGGAACAGCTAGCCACATCAATCGAAGAAGCAGAAGATCGCTTCCTGGATGCAATGGATGTATTTGAACATCAGGCCATGCCCCAGGAATATGCCAAGACCCTCTATGATATGGCCTGTTTGTATCGCACCTGCATGGAGGCTGATCCCCAGCATCAGTATGAATATAAAGGCAAAGCATCACGGGCTCTAAAGGTAGCCTTGGGAGTGCTCGAACAGGTTAACTACGGTGCGGCCAATTTGATTTTTGAAATTGAAGTTTTGCTCAATTGGGTAGACCAAACCGCCTGGATGGAGCGAGCAGTTAGTCGGCTGCGCGATCGAAAGCTGCTGGCGGAAAGCAGCCGTGCTGGCCAACTAGAAGAAGTGGCGATTCTGGCGGTGGATCTAGCTAATTATGAAGTGCTCTTAGCCACCCTATCGCCCAATGAGATCGTCAATTTGCTCAATATCTACTTGCGTAGCATTTCCGAGGTAGTGCAAAAGTTTCAAGGGATCTCCTGCCATTTTTTTGGTGGTTCCTTTATTTCGATGTTTCGGGATGTGCAAGCCAATGTCGCGGCGGGAAAAGTGGATGCTACGGCCGAGAGTCCGGCTGTGAACTGTGCGCCGGGGGCGATCATCCCCAGCGATCAACTGGCGCTGAATCCTTCCTTGCGAGCAGCTTTGGCCGCCCAGGAAATGCTGAATGCCTTGGATTTATTTAATGATGAACTGGAGCGTTTGCATCTAGAACCCCAGTCACTCAAAGTTGCGGTCAATACCGCGCCGGCCGTGATTAGTAATGTGGGCATTAGCGCCAAAGCAGAAATCACCGCGATCGGTGCAGGCGTAAATTTTGCTACTCACCTAACCCAACTGACCGAGGCTGGGCAGGTGCGTCTGTCGGGTCGTACCTATGCAGTTTTGCAAGAATTGATTGACCCGCGAGCGCTGGCGGTGACCCAGATCGATGAAACCTTCAAAGAACTTGGGATGGTGCCAACCTATCAGCTAGATGAATTAAGTTATTATTCCGAACCAGCAAATCGCCCTAGCTGGCTGGTTAATTCTGAATTCCCCACCATGATTCGGATCGACATGGCGATCGACTCATTGATGGCGGATGTGGGCAACATGGCCGTGGCAGCGATCGCTAGCAAGTTGGGGGCAATGTCGCGGCAGCTATATACAGTGGGTAATGCGGTCACTGAAATCTATGACCAGGCTTTATTGCACTTAAATACCTATCCAGAAATTACCCTTTTGATTCTGGCGGAGGAATCCAGCCTCGAAGTAACTATGAATGTGGAAGCGGAGTTGCCTTCGGCGATCGCTACATCGGAATTAGAAAAGTTTAAAAATGCGCTACAGGCTCTGCGCCAAGATAAAGACAGCACTCTTTATGTCGTTAATTCTTGCAATATCGAGTCTACTAATAATAGCTTTACAATTCGGATAATTCAGCCCTATCGAGGTAGCCAGCGCAAGGCTCAATCCCATTAGTCATTCATTACTTTATTTATTTATTGCTCATCCCAATAAAACCGATAGAACAAATCTTCATTCTTAAAATCATGCTCATCAAGGACATGGTGAAGCCATTTCTCATCGATCAACCTTTGTCCTAACCGCACCGCCTCAGCTTCAGGTATTTCTAGCCTGTCCATAATCCATTGCGTTGCCTCAGAGCCCACAAAACAGCGGGGATAGTTAGTCAGCCGAAAGCGACGATCTTGAATTTTTAGACCACCCACATTGCGCATTCTGGCAACCAATTGCTCCAGGTTAATTTGGGCAATGCGATCGCTCGCCAGCTTATTCTCGTCTACTATTTGTAAATCGTTTTCCTGGCACCAAACCGTAAAGCCAGTTTGTTCTTCAATCACTAAGCATTGGATTAAGCCCTTGCTCTGCAAGAATAACTCTCGACCGCGCTTAACCGCAGCTTGGCCATCTTCTCTGCTAAAAGCCCCCACATTAGCAAATAGTTTGCCTTGATAAGCAACCCCTAAAAAACTCTCGAGGTCGTTATTGACCTGCTTAACTACATTACAGAATTTAACTTGGCTACTTTCTAATATTTGCATTACGATCCTCCTTTCACGATTACTTTATGCAGCTTCAAGGGACTTGTTGACAAGAATAACGATCGCTTGAGGACAATCACTGGTAGCTAATTGTATCGATCTTGCCCAGCGCCTCATTTGAAAAAGAAAAAAGCATTAATCACAAAAGCCGACCTCTAAAATCCAATTGACCGCCTCAGCAATATCACTAGCAATAAAATTGGGCTCTACGGTGTGTTGATAACTACCAGCCAAAACACTCTCACCATAACCACTTTTAACCAGCACTCCCCGGCAACCCGCATTATGAGCCAGGTCAATGTCGGTGGCTTTATCACCAATCATAAAACTGCGCCTGAGATCTAGATCATGTTCCCAGGCCGCCGCTACTAACATGCCGGGATTTGGCTTACGCCAGGTTGAATAATAGGTTAATTCTGGATCGATTCCTCCCTCTGGTTGGCTCAAACTAGGGCAATAGTACATGGCATCAAGATGGGCAGCGGCACGATCGGCCAGCAATTTGCTTAGTCTTTTGTGCAAAGCGTCGATATGGGCGTGGGGGTAATAGCCTCTGGCAGCTCCGGCTTGATTGGAAACCATACAGCAAAAGATTTGGCGATCGTTGAGCGATCGCACTGCCGCCGCCGCATTTGGCATCAGCAATAAATCCTCAAGTCGCTTGATATAACCAGCTTCTTGATTTAAAACCCCATCTCGATCGAAAAATACAGCAGGTTTTAACATGTCTTTAGTAATTATCTTAACGAGCTAACTACAGGGCTAAATTAACCTGTGGTGAGAACTAATCAAACCAACATTCATATTGCCCTCTATTGGCACTCATCTCTAACTCATAGATGAGTTGGAATGCTGTTAGATCTTAGATCAAGTTGATCAGAAATAATCACTCGTGCCACGACCAGATTTTCGGGAGCCACCAATAATTAGCTAAGGGTTGCCTTAGTCGATCGCACATAGGCTGCACCAGTAGAATTCACTCAGTAAAGCCAGTAAAGCCATGAAAAAACATAAACCCGATCGTTAATAGATCGAGCTTGCCTACTATTCTGCTGAGCTAAGAAACCTTTTTTGGCATTTAGGAACTGAAAAAGAGCAACATTTATGGCTCAAAGCTATCTAATTCAGGGACATCGGCAACCAAATGTACACCCTGAATATAGAGCGATCGGCCATACTTGCCAACATTTTCTAATCGCAACTTGCCGCCTTGTTTTTTTGCCTGGACTGCCATATCGATTGCAGCCCCCACCCCACGACTAACAATCTTGGTAACGCCCTCAAAATCTAGAACGATCGCCGATAAGTTGCGCTCCAAGTATGGTTGAACTGTTTGCCTAAAATAAGGAACAGTGGTAACACTTAGAGCACCCTTAAGCTGCAAAACAACTTTGTCACCTTCTAGATGCTCGGAAATGCTTAATTCATCTTGCAAAAACGAAGAGTGAGTCATAGCTAGGGTGTAAGTGAACTTGAATTAGGACTGGACAAAAATGTACTCATGCGAACAGTAGTTCCCTGGTCAGAAGATTCGATTTCAACCTCATCTACAAGAGATTTAATCATATGAATACCGAACCCGCCACTTTTTACGCCAACTTCAGAGATAAGCTCAAAGTCAGGAGCACCGACAAGAGCAGGATCAAAACCTGAGCCACGATCCTGAACCTCTAGTATAAGGCTATTGTGCATAGCGATCACTACTACATCGATATCCTTATCGGAGGAGCTATATAAAATAGCATTTACACAAGCCTCAGTGAGAGCTTGAATAATGTCTTGCACCCGATCGGGAGTAAACCCCATTTTCAGGGCCAATGCTTCAACAGCAGCCACAGGGATATCCTCAATACCCTCTACCGGAGGTATAGAGATATGCATCTTGAGGGACTCACTGCTCATGCCCGTTACACTCAGCGTCGCTTAAAATTTAATATAACATAGCAATGTCCTTCCCTATAACCAAGAAAATGCTTGATTATGACCAAATTGTCTTAACCTTTACGGCATAATTGCAGCAAGGCACGTTTGCTTCGATCGCTATGCTGGCACTGGCTAAATTACGATCACTTTTAGAACTAAAGTTGAACCGATCGACAGCCCCAAACTAAACCAACTAACAGTTTAGAGCTTAGGGTTAGTTTGGAGGGCAAAATAGGCGATTATAAATCCTGAACCGGAAAGCAACCAGATTGAGCATTACGGCGATAAACTAGGTTATGAGTCAATTAAATAAACTTTAGCGATTGTTAGGGAACCTACATCTAATCTAGATCGTTAGATCGTTTCTAGATCGTTCAACTGTTCTTCAAATATTACTAATTTCCAAATTTTTGAGTTTTTGACCATATTTTGACCATATGCTTAGAACCAGCCAAGCCATAAAATAGAACGATCTAGACAGTTTAGCAGCTAAGTTTTACAGTCAATAATATATGTAATTTAGCAAGATGCTTTTCAGGTAAAATTAATTAGCTGGAATTGGGTTCGCTTTGCCCTATCTGTGATTACGTGATGTATCCATGCGTAAGCATATTCATAGACACACTTGCATAATCATCATAATTATGCGATCGCCGCTTGTTATCTAATTATCCAGTTTGGTCAATCATAGATATATAGATCCAAATACCTATGCCATATCTATGCCAGAACATTAGCAATTTGGCTTGGCTCTATGTTGATTGTTGATATTAGGGTTTAATTGTGATTGATGGTTCAACTGTTGTCAGATAACTGCCGCATCATGATTAGTTGGCTGAAGCTATTTACGGTTTACTAAAGCGCCTCCATGGAGCTAGACTACGTTTCCACCTCAGATGATTTGTCCAGTGGCAGAATGCTGCAGCGCAGTCTGTTGCCGCAAAATTTGCCTGGCTACCCTGGCCTGGATATTGCGGCCGAGGTGTGGACGGCGGTTGATTTGGGTGGGGACTATTATCAATTTTTAGAACAGCCAGGAATTCTGTCGGTGGCGGTGGCTGATTCTTCCGGCAAGTCGGTGGCCGGTGCAATCCATGCGGCTCTATTTAAAGGGCAACTTGATGCCTATGCCCAGCAGGGTAAATTACAGAACCCGATCGCGGTACTTGAGTCCCTAAACCAACTGCTCTGTAGTGCTCGCACTGAAGATGCCGTGGCACTTTCCTATGGAGTATTAGATTTGGGTAGCTATGACCTGCGCATCGGTAGTGCCGGGATGCCAGGGCCGATTATTTACCATGCCGCTACGGGTAAATGCGAAGAGTTAGTTAGCCCTGGAATTGCCCTGGGGCGGTTTGCCGATACTCCCTACCGCACCATTTCCCGATCGCTGGCCGAAGGCGATGTGGTGATCTTTTACAGCGATGGTTTAAGTGAGGCGATCAATCCAGAGGGAATTGAATTTGGGGAATTGCAAGCCGATGGCTCATCACCACTGATGCAGGCAATCCAGAATTTAGGCAATCGCTCGGCAGCGGCAATCCGCGATGGGCTGAAAGTAGTTCTAAGTGATTTCTCCGATCGTGAGTTGCCCGAAGACGATGTATCGATCGTGGTGATCAAGCTTGACCAAAAGGTGCCGCTATCCCAATTGATGGATTGCCCCTACCAGGAAGCAATTAGAATCTGGCGGCGATCGGAAGAAAAAGATGAATCGGCCCTGTTACGCGGCGCTCGGTTGGATGAAGCCCTGGCTTGGTCAGATGGCCGCAACCTTTCGCCAATCGATCGGGAATTCTTGGAAGCATCGCGGCGAGTCAACGAAAAAGAACAACTCCAGGCCGAACGGGCAGCAGCAGCCGATCGCCTCGAAAAGCTCAGCCAGGACTTGGCCAAAAGTCTACAATCGGAGCATATGCATCGGCTGAAGGCCGAGATGGGCGAATTAAACGAGCGGATCGTGGCATTGACCATGTCTTCCGAGGCGCTGTTTCTATCCCATAACCACCTGGAAGCTCTGATGGCCAGTGTGATCGCTGGTGTCCAACTCAAGCGGCTTACTACTCAGCTCAGTGGTGAATCATTAAAACTAAAGGCCAATACCCAGATCCGCACAATCACCGCCCTAGAGCAGGTGGTCTATGGCATCCATGAATATAATCGGTTCGAAGGGCATGGCTATTGGGTCAATGGTGTGGCATTTCGGAATGATGGCAAGGTTTTGGCCTCTGGCAGTAGC
The sequence above is a segment of the Pseudanabaena sp. PCC 7367 genome. Coding sequences within it:
- a CDS encoding NUDIX hydrolase, coding for MDQSVNQSSSPVINQSNHLAATGEIVTSEIIKTRLQYQGHKFTYRVDRLRLPHGVEGEYDYIKHPGAGLAVPVMADGRFVLVKQYRFAVQRYLLEFPAGTLEPNELPDVTIKRELEEETGYRGHRWHKLGEFYICPGYSDEVIHAFLAQDLEALANPPAQDEDEQIEIVLLTAQEIEALINAGNAATNLDAKSITAFYLARQHL
- a CDS encoding tetratricopeptide repeat protein, coding for MTAAKLLTQGRLLRSQNHVSAVDSYEQCIDLAEQEVNKQVLASALTELALLFAETCQSPYLDRAKSLLLRAEAIWSKQKESQQDLAYLLYCRGILYFHQYNFVDSLVCFRAAYRAYGKDGGAGLALVDGGLGRYYTSLGDFQAALFHFERSLSRFDQLTDDLQMGDCYTNLGNLYLLMYQQEPAENYFHKGLAIAQKKEAIYPRYAALVGLGKVEMMRQHWAHARYMLHEAIGLLNHPFDLIDIAYINLNLAEVLLGEQRYDEARSQIHDHTIPHFKELGSSIGLAAADRSLGRIFTSSLKHNPAEQLATSIEEAEDRFLDAMDVFEHQAMPQEYAKTLYDMACLYRTCMEADPQHQYEYKGKASRALKVALGVLEQVNYGAANLIFEIEVLLNWVDQTAWMERAVSRLRDRKLLAESSRAGQLEEVAILAVDLANYEVLLATLSPNEIVNLLNIYLRSISEVVQKFQGISCHFFGGSFISMFRDVQANVAAGKVDATAESPAVNCAPGAIIPSDQLALNPSLRAALAAQEMLNALDLFNDELERLHLEPQSLKVAVNTAPAVISNVGISAKAEITAIGAGVNFATHLTQLTEAGQVRLSGRTYAVLQELIDPRALAVTQIDETFKELGMVPTYQLDELSYYSEPANRPSWLVNSEFPTMIRIDMAIDSLMADVGNMAVAAIASKLGAMSRQLYTVGNAVTEIYDQALLHLNTYPEITLLILAEESSLEVTMNVEAELPSAIATSELEKFKNALQALRQDKDSTLYVVNSCNIESTNNSFTIRIIQPYRGSQRKAQSH
- a CDS encoding pleckstrin/ G-protein interacting- domain-containing protein, with amino-acid sequence MQILESSQVKFCNVVKQVNNDLESFLGVAYQGKLFANVGAFSREDGQAAVKRGRELFLQSKGLIQCLVIEEQTGFTVWCQENDLQIVDENKLASDRIAQINLEQLVARMRNVGGLKIQDRRFRLTNYPRCFVGSEATQWIMDRLEIPEAEAVRLGQRLIDEKWLHHVLDEHDFKNEDLFYRFYWDEQ
- a CDS encoding D-glycero-alpha-D-manno-heptose-1,7-bisphosphate 7-phosphatase codes for the protein MLKPAVFFDRDGVLNQEAGYIKRLEDLLLMPNAAAAVRSLNDRQIFCCMVSNQAGAARGYYPHAHIDALHKRLSKLLADRAAAHLDAMYYCPSLSQPEGGIDPELTYYSTWRKPNPGMLVAAAWEHDLDLRRSFMIGDKATDIDLAHNAGCRGVLVKSGYGESVLAGSYQHTVEPNFIASDIAEAVNWILEVGFCD
- a CDS encoding STAS domain-containing protein codes for the protein MTHSSFLQDELSISEHLEGDKVVLQLKGALSVTTVPYFRQTVQPYLERNLSAIVLDFEGVTKIVSRGVGAAIDMAVQAKKQGGKLRLENVGKYGRSLYIQGVHLVADVPELDSFEP
- a CDS encoding ATP-binding protein, with the protein product MSSESLKMHISIPPVEGIEDIPVAAVEALALKMGFTPDRVQDIIQALTEACVNAILYSSSDKDIDVVVIAMHNSLILEVQDRGSGFDPALVGAPDFELISEVGVKSGGFGIHMIKSLVDEVEIESSDQGTTVRMSTFLSSPNSSSLTP
- a CDS encoding SpoIIE family protein phosphatase, producing MELDYVSTSDDLSSGRMLQRSLLPQNLPGYPGLDIAAEVWTAVDLGGDYYQFLEQPGILSVAVADSSGKSVAGAIHAALFKGQLDAYAQQGKLQNPIAVLESLNQLLCSARTEDAVALSYGVLDLGSYDLRIGSAGMPGPIIYHAATGKCEELVSPGIALGRFADTPYRTISRSLAEGDVVIFYSDGLSEAINPEGIEFGELQADGSSPLMQAIQNLGNRSAAAIRDGLKVVLSDFSDRELPEDDVSIVVIKLDQKVPLSQLMDCPYQEAIRIWRRSEEKDESALLRGARLDEALAWSDGRNLSPIDREFLEASRRVNEKEQLQAERAAAADRLEKLSQDLAKSLQSEHMHRLKAEMGELNERIVALTMSSEALFLSHNHLEALMASVIAGVQLKRLTTQLSGESLKLKANTQIRTITALEQVVYGIHEYNRFEGHGYWVNGVAFRNDGKVLASGSSDRTIKIWDVNGTLLQTLFGHTNWVTSVAFSPDGKVLASGSRDNTVRLWLADENGVFADKPYEVLKGHDGPVLDVNFSPHGDLIASASEDTTVKLWKTNGANVKTLRGGHERWVNCVVFSPDGRTVASGSADRSIILWNTSGVVLKTLKGHDSFIESISFEPSGQALVSASRDKTVKIWGSDGVLLQTLNGHENRVWGVSFSPDGKHIASCGFDRTIRIWNIEGELLALLHKRNGAVGYGTF